A window of Mycolicibacterium fluoranthenivorans contains these coding sequences:
- a CDS encoding cytochrome P450 → MTASATDRVYYDPWDAALNANPYPMFKRLRDEAPLYHNEIHDFYAVSRFDDVNRALVDHASFSSARGAVLEIIKAGVQIPPGSLIFEDPPIHDIHRNLLSRAFTPRKINALEPKVREFTARCLDPLVGGDRLDFVKDLGAVMPLRVVSELFGIPEDYQSRVTQDGDKYVRTERGAQMTDNPDGPITDGQLFAEFIDWRIGHPADDLTTELLNAEFIDETGATRKLRREELLMFMNVVAVAGSETTTRLIGWAGKLLSEHPDQRRRLVDDRSLVPGAVEEILRFEPPALQAARYVTRDVEFHDSAVPAGSAIILLIGAANRDERRFGVNADQFDVTRAPRQHLTFGVGAHYCLGNALARIEGRIALEEIMNRFPDWTIDLDNAVFSSSSVVRGWDSMPAHI, encoded by the coding sequence ATGACCGCCAGCGCCACCGACAGGGTGTACTACGACCCGTGGGACGCGGCCCTCAATGCGAACCCGTACCCGATGTTCAAGCGGCTCCGCGACGAAGCGCCGCTGTATCACAACGAGATTCATGACTTCTATGCGGTGAGCCGGTTCGACGACGTCAACCGTGCGCTGGTCGATCACGCATCGTTCAGCTCGGCCCGTGGTGCGGTGCTGGAGATCATCAAGGCCGGTGTGCAGATCCCACCGGGCTCACTGATCTTCGAGGACCCGCCCATCCACGACATCCACCGCAACCTGCTGTCCCGCGCCTTCACACCCCGCAAGATCAATGCGCTGGAACCGAAGGTCCGCGAGTTCACCGCCCGGTGTCTGGACCCCCTCGTCGGTGGCGACCGGCTGGACTTCGTCAAGGATCTCGGCGCGGTGATGCCGCTGCGCGTGGTCAGCGAGCTGTTCGGCATTCCCGAGGACTATCAGAGCCGGGTCACGCAAGACGGTGACAAATACGTGCGCACCGAACGCGGAGCTCAGATGACCGACAACCCCGACGGGCCCATCACCGACGGTCAACTGTTCGCCGAGTTCATCGACTGGCGGATCGGTCATCCGGCCGATGACCTGACCACCGAACTGCTCAATGCGGAGTTCATCGACGAGACGGGTGCCACCCGCAAGCTGCGCCGCGAAGAACTGCTGATGTTCATGAACGTCGTCGCGGTGGCCGGGTCGGAGACCACCACCCGGCTGATCGGGTGGGCCGGCAAGCTGCTCTCCGAGCATCCCGATCAACGCCGCCGGTTGGTCGACGACAGGTCCCTGGTACCGGGCGCGGTCGAGGAGATCCTGCGCTTCGAGCCGCCGGCGCTACAGGCCGCCCGCTACGTGACGCGCGATGTCGAGTTTCACGACTCCGCGGTGCCCGCGGGCAGTGCGATCATCCTGTTGATCGGTGCAGCGAACCGCGATGAACGCCGGTTCGGAGTGAACGCCGACCAGTTCGATGTGACCCGGGCGCCGCGCCAGCACCTGACGTTCGGGGTCGGCGCACACTACTGTCTCGGCAACGCGCTGGCACGCATCGAGGGCCGGATCGCCTTGGAAGAGATCATGAATCGCTTCCCGGACTGGACAATCGATCTCGACAACGCGGTGTTCTCGTCATCGTCGGTGGTGCGCGGCTGGGACAGCATGCCCGCCCACATCTGA